A single window of Leishmania infantum JPCM5 genome chromosome 35 DNA harbors:
- a CDS encoding putative acyl-CoA dehydrogenase, producing MRRTAVALSSAAAAGEAPPNPVTYLTDDEKMLVETVRAFSLTHVVPRSRQMDEEGKMDPVVLKEAFAAGLMGIETPADLEGGGMSFFSSILAIEELARHDPAVSVTVDVQNTLVNNIFFNFANDAQRRKYLPKLAKDTVGCFCLTEAGSGSDAFALNTKAEKKGSKWVINGSKLYITNGGWAGIFLVMATVDPSKGYKGITCFVVDSSETPGVSVVRTENKLGIRASSTAELRLENVEVPEENVIGEVGKGYKIAINILNEGRIGIGAQMLGIAQGSLDIVMPYLFQRKQFGKFIGDFQGMQMQYAECAMELHAARLMVYNASRKKQNNEMFIQDAAMAKYFASVVAEKTASRAVEWAGGVGFMKDFGLERFYRDAKIGAIYEGTSIIQLQTIAKMIKAQYDKSSSPSGASH from the coding sequence ATGCGGCGCACTGCCGTGGCGCTCTCtagcgcggcagccgccggtGAGGCGCCGCCGAATCCGGTCACCTACCTCACCGATGATGAGAAAATGCTTGTCGAGACGGTACGTGCCTTTAGCCTGACACACGTGGTGCCGAGGTCTCGCCAGATGGATGAAGAGGGCAAGATGGACCCTGTTGTGCTTAAGGAGGCCTTTGCTGCCGGTCTCATGGGCATTGAGACCCCCGCCGACCTCGAGGGTGGCGGCATGAGCTTCTTTTCCAGCATTCTCGCTATCGAGGAGTTGGCGCGTCACGACCCTGCCGTCTCGGTCACGGTGGACGTACAGAACACGCTCGTCAACAACATCTTCTTCAACTTCGCGAACGACGCGCAGCGCAGAAAGTACCTGCCCAAGCTCGCCAAGGACACAGTGGGCTGCTTCTGCCTCACTGAGGCgggaagcggcagcgacgccttcGCGCTGAATacgaaggcggagaagaagggcTCGAAGTGGGTCATCAACGGCTCGAAGCTGTACATCACGAACGGCGGATGGGCAGGCATCTTCCTTGTCATGGCAACGGTGGACCCATCGAAGGGCTACAAGGGAATCACCTGCTTCGTAGTGGACTCTTCTGAGACCCCAGGAGTCTCTGTGGTACGGACAGAGAACAAACTAGGTATTCGCGCCAGCTCGACGGCCGAGCTCCGACTAGAAAACGTGGAGGTGCCGGAGGAGAACGTGATTGGAGAGGTCGGCAAGGGCTACAAGATTGCTATCAACATCCTCAACGAGGGACGCATCGGCATCGGCGCGCAGATGCTCGGTATTGCACAGGGCTCCCTAGACATCGTCATGCCGTACCTCTTTCAGCGCAAGCAGTTTGGGAAGTTCATCGGCGATTTCCAGGGTATGCAGATGCAGTACGCCGAGTGCGCCATGGAGTTACACGCTGCGCGGCTCATGGTCTACAATGCGTCTCGCAAGAAGCAGAACAACGAGATGTTCATCCAGGACGCGGCGATGGCCAAGTATTTCGCTTCCGTTGTCGCAGAGAAAACGGCCAGCCGTGCGGTGGAGTGGGCTGGTGGCGTCGGCTTCATGAAGGACTTCGGTCTGGAGCGTTTCTACCGCGATGCCAAGATCGGTGCCATCTACGAAGGTACCTCCATCATTCAGCTGCAGACCATTGCCAAGATGATCAAAGCCCAGTACGACAAGTCTTCCTCCCCTTCAGGCGCCTCACATTAA
- a CDS encoding galactokinase-like protein — translation MPAESYPDERLDSTLATLTTIFCEEFKVENDADVEWLVFTFSPGRVNLIGEHVDYMEGWTCPAAVLEGTHILVGRVKHFQKEAKPKVRFYATYTKEHFDMDHLGGCVHNKAWTTFVRGAMTLRLNRLGVAIDDASLSGVCMVVHATLPMGAGMSASAAFGVALIHAINSVVTRSYKDCPTSSGRRYSIVPAMPKEELMELAKEARLIETEYCGVNVGIMDQFISAFAEVDKFMFLDCKHLTFEPIDMTPLLGHGEYSWMLIDSMIKHDLLGGTAQMYNSVRIDQESSQKKIGEHRYRGRPYSFSLMVRNPEQYGFDGDVQKFMAEFKSLMTPGEFERGTYQIMEQLRTLEFRKLNDPTLPLSREERVKKAGEILNAGHVGMRELMKITTPELDYIQELINEDKDVAGGRMMGGGFGGCIIMLLRRSAEDRVLAHVRKHFKARFNMENSCYKVKRAGSGGFVVSLEGKKMSGAGSKL, via the coding sequence ATGCCCGCGGAGAGCTACCCGGACGAGCGGCTCGACAGCACGCTTGCGACCTTGACGACCATCTTCTGCGAGGAGTTCAAAGTCGAGAATGACGCGGATGTAGAGTGGCTAGTCTTCACCTTCTCTCCTGGCCGAGTAAACCTGATTGGTGAGCACGTTGACTATATGGAGGGGTGGACTTgcccggcggcggtgttggaGGGCACACACATCCTTGTTGGGCGCGTGAAGCACTTCCAGAAGGAGGCGAAGCCGAAGGTTCGCTTTTATGCGACGTACACGAAGGAGCACTTCGACATGGACCACCTTGGCGGATGCGTGCACAATAAGGCGTGGACAACTTTTGTGCGCGGCGCCATGACGCTGCGACTCAACCGCCTCGGCGTTGCCATTGATGACGCGTCCCTGAGTGGGGTGTGCATGGTAGTGCACGCCACCCTTCCCATGGGAGCCGGCATGAGCGCGTCGGCTGCCTTCGGCGTCGCGCTCATTCACGCTATCAACTCTGTTGTCACGAGGAGTTACAAGGATTGCCCCACCTCGAGCGGCCGCCGCTACTCTATTGTACCGGCGATGCCTAAGGAAGAGCTGATGGAGCTGGCCAAGGAAGCGCGCCTTATCGAGACGGAATACTGCGGCGTGAATGTCGGCATCATGGATCAGTTCATCTCTGCCTTCGCGGAGGTGGACAAGTTCATGTTCCTGGATTGCAAGCACCTCACCTTCGAGCCTATCGACATGACACCTCTCCTGGGCCACGGCGAGTACTCGTGGATGCTGATCGACTCGATGATCAAGCACGACCTGCTTGGTGGCACGGCTCAGATGTATAACTCGGTTCGCATCGATCAGGAGAGCTCGCAGAAGAAGATCGGTGAGCACCGCTACCGTGGCAGGCCGTACTCCTTCTCCCTGATGGTGCGCAACCCAGAGCAGTACGGCTTCGACGGTGATGTGCAAAAGTTCATGGCGGAGTTCAAGTCTCTCATGACACCCGGAGAGTTCGAGCGCGGCACCTACCAGATcatggagcagctgcgcacgttGGAATTCCGCAAGTTGAACGACCCGACGTTGCCGCTGTCACGCGAAGAGCGCGTCAAAAAAGCCGGCGAAATTTTGAACGCCGGCCACGTCGGTATGCGCGAACTCATGAAGATCACCACCCCCGAGCTCGACTACATCCAGGAGCTCATCAACGAGGACAAGGATGTCGCCGGTGGTCGTATGATGGGTGGTGGCTTTGGCGGCTGCATCATTATGTTGcttcgccgcagcgctgagGACCGTGTCTTGGCGCACGTTCGCAAACATTTCAAGGCCCGCTTCAACATGGAGAACTCCTGCTACAAGGTGaagcgcgccggcagcggcggtttTGTCGTTTCCTTGGAGGGAAAGAAGATGAGTGGTGCTGGCAGCAAGCTCTGA
- a CDS encoding transporter-like protein produces the protein MTQRGGGTSVTTQSSAAPCEGSGDSHDHVEDTPLPWGQLFILCVVLLTESVCWSVLIPFVPSFIAYIKGWDIDSSGYASGFPVSLFMLGQVLSGKIWGAFSNKVGRKLAISIGVFCCAVCMFFVGLSGSLWMLCFWRFLHGLLAGCSIVAKTMISELTDTTNRAKGLALVSLTWGVGTLFGPAIGGFLYNPASSPKLAFLHVSPTSFMGRHPAFLPGAVVATYNLFAVVISVVFLRESNKSARPLREVLPHSVVKILGPVLRLVQPRLPCDKATEVTVIYADDHTEPNGAGSEKSPSAAARPVGTCVPEPHTHFGFKEAFLNPLLRRVCFISMLICTSDMMFTEIFPLWMAAESQNGGLQLSPHQMAILLLVNGAPTVLANIVFASVIKYSGGPIRFWIASQLIYAFFTAVVPTATAFGTTSRFWFTMAMGMLRKVVESWNFALIMLFVSLTAPQGKVAIMFGIQQSTGCVVRCAVPFIFAPLFAWSISAPRPFPFNHYLVFLLSVIPLAIGAYLAAFVYIPSDDGGDGVDVEEHGSSSDMEGDSGGERRSGADSGRGSVRSRYSFFGSVTGDVQERESLLYSSFATAAIATAINPISGVVQNTIFTLSEGSPLQRPGEHGAGTAGRSLHESEDSRENSSQEGDEVDDNAEYATLVDEMEVMQPLISDGMLEHEDVRVVQVNELLEDEELPPSVSPSA, from the coding sequence ATGACCCAGCGGGGGGGAGGCACTTCTGTCACAACGCAatcctcggcggcgccatGTGAGGGGTCAGGGGACAGTCATGATCATGTCGAGGACACACCGCTCCCATGGGGTCAGCTGTTTATTCTGTGCGTCGTCCTGCTTACGGAGAGCGTTTGCTGGAGTGTACTAATTCCGTTTGTGCCTTCCTTTATTGCGTATATTAAGGGCTGGGACATAGACAGCTCTGGCTATGCTTCAGGCTTTCCTGTCAGCCTCTTCATGCTCGGGCAAGTCCTGAGTGGCAAAATATGGGGAGCGTTCAGTAACAAGGTCGGCCGTAAACTAGCCATCAGCATTGGTGTGTTCTGTTGTGCTGTTTGCATGTTTTTTGTGGGACTCAGCGGCAGCTTGTGGATGTTGTGCTTCTGGCGCTTTTTGCATGGATTGTTGGCCGGCTGCTCGATCGTAGCCAAAACGATGATCAGTGAGTTGACGGATACGACGAACCGTGCAAAGGGCTTGGCGCTGGTCAGTCTCACGTGGGGTGTGGGAACGCTGTTCGGCCCAGCTATCGGTGGCTTTCTCTACAATCCCGCTTCGAGTCCAAAGCTTGCCTTCCTGCACGTATCTCCAACTAGCTTCATGGGCAGGCATCCCGCCTTTCTTCCCGGTGCTGTTGTGGCAACGTACAACTTGTTTGCCGTAGTAATCAGTGTTGTGTTCCTACGGGAGAGCAACAAGAGTGCTCGGCCTCTACGAGAAGTGCTGCCGCACTCTGTTGTAAAAATCCTTGGCCCCGTGCTGAGGTtggtgcagccgcggctTCCGTGCGACAAGGCCACCGAGGTGACAGTCATATACGCGGACGACCACACTGAGCCCAACGGAGCTGGATCCGAGAAGTCGCcgagcgcagctgcccgcCCGGTGGGTACCTGCGTTCCTGAACCGCATACCCACTTCGGCTTCAAGGAAGCCTTTCTGAACCCATTGCTGCGGCGTGTCTGCTTCATCTCGATGCTCATCTGCACATCCGACATGATGTTCACGGAGATTTTCCCGCTCTGGATGGCCGCAGAGTCTCAGAACGGCGGCCTGCAGCTGTCACCGCACCAGATGGCGATCCTGTTGTTGGTGAACGGCGCTCCGACAGTGCTCGCCAACATCGTCTTTGCTTCGGTGATCAAGTATTCGGGGGGGCCAATTCGGTTCTGGATTGCGTCTCAGCTCATATACGCCTTTTTCACAGCCGTGGTGCCAACTGCGACTGCGTTCGGCACGACAAGTAGGTTCTGGTTTACAATGGCGATGGGCATGCTGCGCAAGGTGGTGGAGAGCTGGAACTTTGCACTCATCATGCTGTTCGTGTCACTGACGGCACCGCAAGGCAAGGTGGCCATCATGTTTGGCATTCAGCAGTCTACAGGATGCGTGGTTCGTTGCGCCGTGCCTTTCATCTTTGCCCCGCTCTTCGCGTGGTCCATCTCGGCACCGCGCCCGTTTCCGTTCAACCACTACCTAGTGTTTCTCCTGAGCGTCATTCCCTTAGCGATTGGCGCCTACCTCGCAGCCTTCGTGTACATTCCgtccgacgacggcggcgacggagtAGACGTGGAGGAACACGGTAGCTCATCGGATATGGAGGGCGACAGTGGCGGTGAGCGGCGCTCCGGAGCCGACTCGGGACGGGGATCGGTGCGGTCACGCTACAGCTTCTTTGGCTCCGTCACTGGCGACGTCCAGGAACGCGAGTCTCTCCTTTACAGCTCCTTCGCCACTGCGGCCATCGCGACTGCTATAAACCCCATTTCTGGAGTAGTTCAGAACACCATCTTCACCCTCTCGGAAGGCTCTCCGCTACAAAGGCCCGGCGAGCATGGAGCTGGTACTGCAGGGCGGTCGCTTCACGAGAGCGAAGATTCCCGTGAGAACTCCAGCCAAGAGGGTGACGAAGTCGACGATAACGCCGAATACGCGACGTTGGTGGACGAGATGGAAGTGATGCAACCACTGATTTCAGATGGTATGCTCGAACATGAGGATGTCCGCGTTGTGCAGGTCAACGAACTGCTTGAGGACGAGGAACTCCCACCTTCCGTGTCGCCTTCTGCCTAA